In Drosophila nasuta strain 15112-1781.00 chromosome 2R, ASM2355853v1, whole genome shotgun sequence, a single genomic region encodes these proteins:
- the LOC132784538 gene encoding uncharacterized protein LOC132784538 produces MVGKTAMSAAEVTTTSTKERPVFIPPRKRQQNKAEAKKQNYVDHIVNVQQNRAKLSPSNPGLEEELLKSKLIIKNKQPLPQLPGCDPGAGGPQDTIASTHSASSTQHSNKSARTANNLNELHNFESISQGTKSTSQRHESSTVTPSSCCYSESSLDAKLSKSQDCLSLSNRSSSKKRVNIRTSDLPVHVRSQRASPDIANYEDLESGETSVLNTYDQSLERYQARKAGDGTNNYLTMTGTIKRGRKKGQSIDLQINISREELEQLNAHAMANESHKGRNLCCTCSCGIGLHIFLISLLCLPFVTIISAVYSFYIGTLTWYNMFNYYCEEKSYLHKIFVTPVLFLAYPLVIILCTFGLGLYSGFRQLSLQYSSWVNDITDIEKGFYGWLCGFLHMPDCSPYEVVILTDICVAPQDPQRLHINKPRQELSM; encoded by the exons ATGGTGGGCAAAACCGCCATGAGTGCGGCGGAAGtgacaacaacatcaacaaaggAACGCCCTGTTTTCATACCGCCACGTAAACgtcaacaaaacaaagcagagGCCAAGAAGCAAAATTATGTGGATCACATAGTTAATGTGCAA CAAAATCGAGCCAAACTCTCGCCCTCCAATCCGGGTCTCGAGGAGGAGTTGCTCAAGTCAAAATTGATTATCAAGAACAAGCAGCCACTGCCTCAACTGCCGGGTTGCGATCCAGGAGCAGGAGGCCCACAAGACACCATTGCCAGCACACACTCGGCCAGCTCTacgcaacacagcaacaaatcGGCAAGAACAGCGAACAATCTGAATGAGTTGCACAACTTTGAATCCATTTCGCAGGGCACCAAGTCAACGTCGCAGCGCCACGAGAGCAGCACTGTGACGCCCAGCAGCTGTTGCTACTCGGAGAGTAGTCTGGATGCCAAGCTCAGCAAGTCACAGGATTGTCTCAGTCTCAGCAATCGCTCGTCGTCCAAAAAGCGCGTCAACATACGCACTTCGGATCTGCCGGTACATGTCCGCAGTCAGCGTGCCTCGCCCGACATTGCCAACTATGAGGATCTGGAGTCGGGCGAGACCAGTGTGCTCAATACATACGATCAGAGCTTGGAGCGTTATCAGGCACGCAAAGCGGGCGATGGCACCAACAACTATTTGACCATGACTGGCACCATTAAGCGGGGTCGCAAAAAGGGTCAATCGATTGACCTGCAGATCAACATTAGTCGCGAGGAGTTGGAGCAGTTGAATGCCCATGCCATGGCAAATGAATCTCACAAGGGACGCAATCTGTGCTGCACTTGCAGCTGCGGCATTGGACTGCACATCTTTCTTATCTCGCTGCTCTGCTTGCCCTTTGTGACGATCATATCAGCCGTGTACTCATTTTACATTGGCACTCTGACCTGGTACAATATGTTCAACTATTACTGCGAGGAGAAGTCGTATCTGCACAAGATCTTTGTCACTCCGGTGCTGTTTTTAGCATATCCGCTCGTCATAATACTTTGCACCTTTGGCCTTGGCTTGTACTCGGGCTTCCGGCAACTAAGTTTGCAATATAGCAGCTGGGTGAACGACATCACAGACATTGAAAAGGGTTTCTATGGCTGGTTGTGTGGCTTTCTGCACATGCCCGATTGCAGTCCCTATGAGGTGGTCATACTAACCGACATTTGTGTCGCTCCGCAGGATCCACAACGTTTGCATATTAACAAACCCAGGCAAGAGTTGTCCATGTAA
- the LOC132784540 gene encoding sorbitol dehydrogenase-like, with the protein MAKDNLTAVLHGIEDLRLEQRPIPTISDDEVLIAMDSVGICGSDVHYMTHGRIGHFVLTKPMIIGHESAGVVAKVGSKVKHLAVGDRVAIEPGVPCLKCELCKQGKYNLCADMVFCATPPYDGNLTRYYKQAANFCYKLPDHVTMEEAALLEPLSVGVHACRRANVGLGSKVLILGAGPIGLVTLISAQFLGATEILITDLVQDRLDVAKELGATHTLLLNREDSAEAVAERIRQTMSEEPDRAIDCCGAESSTRQAIFATRSGGVVVIVGMGAAEVKIPLFNALAREVDIRGVFRYCNDYPGALALVASGKINVKRLVTHHFDITETAKAFETARYGLGGAIKVMIHVQPRDTNNPVKF; encoded by the exons ATGGCAAAGGATAATCTGACTGCTGTATTACATGGTATTGAGGACTTGCGTTTG GAACAACGTCCCATACCGACAATTTCCGATGATG AGGTTTTGATTGCCATGGACAGCGTTGGCATTTGCGGATCAGATGTCCATTATATGACACATGGACGCATCGGGCACTTTGTATTGACTAAACCCATGATCATTGGCCACGAAAGCGCTGGCGTTGTAGCCAAAGTTGGCAGCAAAGTGAAGCATCTAGCTGTGGGTGATCGAGTTGCAATTGAACCTGGAGTCCCTTGCTTGAAGTGTGAGCTGTGCAAGCAGGGCAAATACAATCTCTGCGCTGACATGGTGTTCTGTGCCACGCCCCCCTACGATGGCAATTTAACCCGCTATTACAAACAAGCAGCAAACTTCTGCTACAAACTGCCCGATCATGTCACCATGGAAGAGGCCGCCTTGTTGGAACCTCTGTCGGTTGGTGTCCACGCTTGTCGTCGTGCTAACGTTGGACTTGGCTCTAAGGTGCTGATCCTCGGCGCTGGACCTATTGGATTGGTTACACTAATC TCTGCACAATTTTTGGGAGCAACAGAGATTTTAATTACGGATCTGGTGCAAGATAGACTGGATGTTGCCAAAGAACTGGGAGCCACTCACACGCTGCTGCTTAACCGTGAAGATTCTGCCGAAGCTGTGGCGGAGCGCATTCGTCAAACAATGAGCGAAGAGCCCGATAGAGCTATTGATTGCTGTGGAGCCGAGAGCAGCACTCGCCAGGCGATCTTT GCTACCCGATCTGGAGGAGTGGTAGTTATTGTGGGCATGGGTGCAGCAGAAGTAAAAATCCCACTCTTTAATGCGTTGGCTCGTGAGGTGGACATTCGAGGAGTTTTCCGTTACTGCAATGA TTATCCTGGTGCTTTGGCTCTGGTGGCATCCGGTAAGATAAACGTAAAGCGATTGGTAACGCATCACTTTGATATCACAGAGACTGCCAAGGCCTTCGAGACAGCTCGTTATGGTCTGGGCGGAGCGATCAAGGTTATGATACATGTCCAGCCAAGGGACACAAACAATCCTGTCAAATTTTAG
- the LOC132784536 gene encoding sorbitol dehydrogenase-like produces the protein MSSLPSRLLRSYNDLWRISPSHIMRNFYGRENGTGLDNIIKKQENCFAKRDQGTQINMIRSMSVWQRNYFNSRCKSDKCKQDNLTAVLHGIEDLRLEQRPIPTISEDEVLIAMDCVGICGSDIHYWVNGRIGHFVLTKPMIIGHESSGVITKVGSRVRNLVVGDRVAMEPGIPCGNCELCKIGKYNLCPDMVFCATPPYDGNLTRYYKQAAHFCFKLPDHVTMEEGALLEPLSVGVHACRRADVGLGSKVLILGAGTIGLVSLIAAQSMGATEIMITDLLQDRLTIAEELGATHTLLLKRDDSLEEILECVRQTMNGEPDKSIDCCGAESSTRLAIMATRSGGVVVVVGMGAEEMKLPLLNALIREVDIRGVFRYCNDYAGALALVASGQANVKRLVTHHFDITETEKAFETSRCGLGGPIKVMIHVQPRDTNNPVKF, from the exons ATGAGTTCTTTACCGTCGAGATTGTTACGTAGTTATAATGATTTGTGGCGTATTAGCCCATCACATATAATGAGAAACTTTTATGGCCGAGAAAATGGAACTGGACTTGATAATATAATcaagaaacaagaaaattgttttgcaaaacGTGACCAGGGAACACAAATCAATATGATCCGATCGATGTCGGTGTGGCAGAGGAATTATTTCAATTCTAGATGCAAAAGCGATAAGTGTAAGCAG gATAACCTGACGGCTGTATTACATGGCATTGAAGACCTTCGTTTG GAACAACGTCCAATACCGACAATATCCGAAGATG AAGTGTTGATAGCCATGGACTGTGTAGGCATTTGTGGATCAGATATCCATTATTGGGTAAATGGACGTATTGGCCACTTTGTGTTGACCAAACCCATGATCATTGGCCATGAAAGCTCTGGCGTTATAACCAAAGTTGGTAGCAGAGTTCGCAATTTAGTTGTAGGCGATCGAGTGGCAATGGAGCCAGGCATTCCCTGTGGCAATTGCGAACTGTGCAAAATTGGCAAGTATAACCTCTGTCCCGATATGGTCTTCTGTGCCACGCCTCCATACGACGGTAATCTGACTCGATATTACAAGCAAGCCGCTCATTTCTGCTTCAAGCTTCCCGATCATGTCACGATGGAAGAAGGTGCTTTGTTGGAACCTCTGTCTGTTGGCGTTCATGCCTGTCGTCGGGCTGATGTTGGACTTGGCTCAAAGGTGCTGATCCTTGGGGCAGGAACTATTGGATTGGTGTCACTAATC GCTGCACAATCTATGGGTGCAACGGAGATTATGATAACGGATTTGCTGCAAGATCGTCTGACTATTGCCGAAGAGCTGGGAGCTACTCACACACTGCTGCTTAAGCGCGATGATTCTCTCGAAGAAATATTGGAGTGCGTTCGTCAAACTATGAATGGAGAGCCCGACAAATCAATCGATTGTTGTGGGGCCGAAAGTAGTACACGCCTCGCTATCATG GCAACACGATCTGGCggagttgttgtagttgtgggCATGGGAGCAGAAGAAATGAAGCTTCCTCTTCTGAATGCGTTGATTCGTGAAGTGGATATTCGCGGAGTTTTTCGATACTGTAACGA CTATGCTGGCGCTTTAGCTCTAGTTGCATCCGGGCAGGCGAATGTGAAGCGTCTTGTTACCCATCATTTTGATATAACAGAAACTGAGAAGGCTTTTGAAACATCACGCTGTGGTCTTGGCGGGCCTATCAAAGTTATGATTCACGTCCAGCCAAGGGACACAAACAACCCtgtcaaattttaa